A genomic stretch from Pararhizobium sp. IMCC21322 includes:
- a CDS encoding NAD(P)-dependent oxidoreductase, with translation MSKPSIGFLGLGLMGSAMCQRLLDLSYPLTVIANRSRENVDKAVARGAVEVKTAREVAERSDIVMLCMDTSASVESRMYGDEGVIAGLSPQAVAIDFGTSLPNSTRAIGEAVSVKDATYLDAPLGRTPAHALDGALNIMCSGDRAAYDRVEPVLKDLGENVFHLGVLGSGHTIKLINNFFAMTTANAMAEAFAIADKMGVAREQVYAVMSAGPNHSGMMDFVKAYAVDGNPNALEFAIKNANKDVGYYGQMASDAHVDSIMSKSAREALSSAVDAGFGDKMVSEMVDFLAEKYAKPGSS, from the coding sequence ATGTCAAAACCCTCAATCGGATTTCTCGGCCTCGGACTTATGGGTTCGGCCATGTGCCAACGTTTGCTGGATTTGTCCTATCCGCTGACCGTCATCGCAAATCGATCACGCGAGAATGTGGACAAAGCGGTTGCACGTGGTGCGGTTGAAGTGAAAACGGCACGCGAAGTTGCTGAGCGCAGCGACATTGTCATGCTGTGCATGGACACATCGGCCTCTGTCGAATCTCGTATGTATGGCGATGAAGGGGTCATTGCAGGGCTCAGCCCTCAGGCGGTCGCGATTGACTTTGGAACCTCTTTGCCAAACTCCACACGGGCAATTGGCGAAGCCGTTTCAGTCAAAGATGCGACCTATCTGGATGCACCATTGGGACGGACACCTGCTCATGCCCTGGACGGTGCCCTGAACATCATGTGCTCTGGTGATCGGGCTGCATATGATCGTGTTGAGCCGGTGCTGAAGGATCTGGGCGAGAATGTGTTCCATCTGGGTGTGCTCGGATCGGGCCACACGATCAAGCTGATCAACAACTTTTTTGCAATGACAACGGCGAACGCCATGGCTGAAGCATTTGCCATCGCAGACAAGATGGGCGTTGCACGTGAGCAGGTCTATGCAGTTATGTCCGCTGGACCCAACCATTCCGGCATGATGGATTTCGTCAAGGCCTATGCGGTTGACGGGAACCCGAATGCGCTTGAGTTCGCGATTAAGAACGCGAACAAGGATGTTGGTTATTACGGCCAGATGGCATCTGACGCGCATGTGGATTCCATCATGTCCAAATCTGCTCGTGAGGCGTTGTCCAGTGCCGTGGATGCTGGATTTGGTGACAAGATGGTCAGCGAGATGGTGGATTTTCTGGCGGAGAAATACGCAAAGCCGGGCTCCAGTTAG
- a CDS encoding Fur family transcriptional regulator, which yields MNQTGSTEKPLTKNQELVFGALTRTEEPQSAYTLLDRLRADGLRAPLQIYRALEKLIDLGLVHRLESLNAFVACSHPTCSDHTTVAFAICDDCGLVDEVADERLTSNLKEVADDYRFALKQSIVELRGTCKDCATRPVNPQ from the coding sequence ATGAATCAAACCGGATCAACTGAAAAGCCCCTGACCAAGAATCAGGAACTGGTATTCGGAGCTCTGACGCGAACAGAAGAGCCCCAAAGCGCCTATACATTGCTGGACAGGCTGCGCGCCGACGGATTGCGCGCGCCTTTGCAGATTTATCGGGCTCTGGAGAAATTGATCGATCTGGGATTGGTCCATCGTCTGGAATCGCTCAACGCGTTTGTCGCCTGCAGTCATCCCACATGCTCTGACCACACCACAGTTGCGTTTGCGATCTGTGATGATTGTGGGCTGGTTGATGAAGTTGCAGATGAACGGCTTACCTCGAATCTTAAAGAGGTGGCGGATGATTATCGCTTTGCCTTGAAACAGTCCATTGTTGAACTGCGTGGAACATGTAAGGACTGCGCCACAAGACCGGTAAATCCGCAGTAA
- the denD gene encoding D-erythronate dehydrogenase encodes MRVLILGGAGMVGQKLVGRLVADGLVAGTISELILHDVVAAAKPEASFPVTALVGNLADPDEARKLAGLKPDIIFHLAAIVSGEAEQNFVKGWDINARGTWWLLEALREETEASEQAYCPKLVFTSSIAVFGAPFPDKITDEFLTAPQTSYGAQKAMTELLINDYSRKGLIDGISIRLPTICVRPGKPNLAASSFFSGIIREPLNGQEAILPVPDTVRHWHASPRSAVGFLVHAVNMDTTSLGARRALNMPGVSCTVAEQIDALRVIAGSDATKLIRREPNDTIMNIVKTWAQDFAPERALALGFTAETSFDEIIKIYISEEQPGT; translated from the coding sequence TTGAGAGTTTTGATATTGGGCGGCGCCGGAATGGTCGGTCAGAAACTTGTCGGCCGGTTGGTCGCGGATGGTTTGGTCGCTGGCACAATCAGCGAGCTGATTCTTCATGATGTTGTCGCGGCAGCAAAACCCGAAGCGTCTTTCCCGGTGACAGCACTGGTTGGCAATCTTGCCGATCCCGATGAAGCCAGGAAACTGGCCGGGTTGAAACCGGACATCATTTTTCACCTGGCGGCCATTGTGTCTGGCGAAGCAGAGCAGAATTTCGTCAAGGGCTGGGACATCAATGCACGTGGCACTTGGTGGTTACTGGAAGCGTTGCGCGAAGAAACCGAGGCCAGTGAACAGGCCTATTGTCCCAAACTTGTTTTCACCTCCTCAATCGCCGTCTTCGGCGCACCTTTTCCAGACAAGATCACTGATGAATTTCTGACGGCACCGCAAACTTCCTATGGTGCTCAAAAGGCTATGACGGAATTGCTGATCAATGATTACAGCCGCAAAGGCTTGATTGACGGTATTTCAATCCGCCTGCCGACCATTTGTGTGCGTCCGGGCAAGCCGAATCTGGCGGCGTCTTCCTTCTTTTCCGGTATCATTCGCGAGCCCTTGAATGGGCAGGAAGCTATTTTACCGGTGCCGGACACTGTGCGTCACTGGCATGCCTCTCCACGCTCTGCAGTTGGTTTTCTGGTTCATGCAGTCAATATGGATACAACATCATTGGGCGCACGACGTGCATTGAACATGCCCGGCGTATCCTGCACCGTGGCGGAACAAATTGACGCACTTCGCGTCATAGCCGGTTCTGATGCAACCAAGCTGATCCGCCGGGAACCCAACGATACCATTATGAACATTGTGAAAACCTGGGCTCAGGACTTCGCGCCGGAGCGCGCCCTGGCGCTTGGTTTCACAGCAGAAACCAGTTTTGATGAAATCATCAAAATCTACATCTCTGAAGAACAGCCGGGGACATAA
- a CDS encoding UxaA family hydrolase, with amino-acid sequence MSDFIRLDAADNVVTVTKPTEAGQQIENTETGSLVPRGHKVATVHIKSGEAVRKYNQIIGYASEDIPPGTHVHTQNIEFRNTQADYEFSTDLRPVEPVAESARDTFMGYRRSNGKVGTRNYIAILTSVNCSATAARRIAQAFGPEELADYPNVDGVVAFVHGTGCGMAGDGEGFDALQRVMWGYARHPNHAGVLMVGLGCEMNQIEWLLEAMGIQSGPLFHAMNIQDVAGLQKTVDIGIEKVRAMLPEANKFQREPCPVSELCVALQCGGSDAWSGITANPALGYACDLLVAQGGTGVLAETPEIYGAEHLLTRRAVDEKTGKKLVNLVRWWEDYTARNKGSMDNNPSPGNKKGGLTTILEKSLGAAAKGGTTPLMGVYRYGEPVTAKGFTFMDSPGYDPASVTGQIASGCNLVAFTTGRGSAFGSKPSPCIKIATNSQMYERMTGDMDVNAGEMLLDGVSLEQKGREIYELLIRVASGEQSKSEAQGLGDYEFVPWQIGATM; translated from the coding sequence ATGTCGGATTTCATCCGCCTTGACGCCGCAGATAATGTGGTCACCGTCACCAAGCCAACAGAGGCTGGTCAACAGATCGAAAACACCGAAACCGGGTCTTTGGTGCCGCGCGGGCACAAGGTTGCTACGGTTCACATAAAGTCAGGTGAAGCGGTTCGCAAATACAATCAGATCATTGGCTATGCGTCAGAGGATATTCCGCCGGGGACGCATGTGCACACCCAGAATATCGAGTTCCGCAATACACAGGCCGATTATGAATTTTCGACGGACCTGCGCCCAGTTGAGCCGGTAGCAGAGAGTGCGCGTGATACCTTTATGGGATATCGCCGCAGCAACGGAAAAGTCGGCACCCGAAACTATATTGCCATTCTGACCTCCGTGAATTGCTCGGCTACTGCAGCACGCAGAATCGCTCAGGCATTTGGCCCCGAAGAATTGGCAGACTATCCGAATGTCGATGGTGTCGTGGCCTTCGTCCACGGAACCGGATGCGGCATGGCGGGCGATGGCGAAGGCTTTGATGCATTGCAGCGGGTCATGTGGGGCTATGCGCGCCACCCGAACCACGCTGGTGTTCTGATGGTCGGCCTTGGCTGCGAGATGAACCAGATCGAGTGGCTCCTGGAAGCCATGGGTATTCAGAGCGGACCATTGTTCCATGCCATGAACATTCAGGATGTCGCCGGCCTGCAGAAAACCGTCGACATTGGCATTGAAAAAGTCCGCGCCATGTTGCCGGAAGCCAACAAATTTCAGCGGGAGCCTTGCCCGGTCTCTGAATTGTGTGTGGCCTTGCAATGTGGCGGATCAGATGCCTGGTCGGGCATTACTGCAAATCCAGCTTTGGGTTATGCCTGTGATCTTCTGGTAGCGCAGGGCGGGACAGGTGTTCTGGCTGAAACGCCGGAAATTTATGGTGCCGAACACCTTTTGACCCGCCGTGCGGTCGACGAGAAAACAGGAAAGAAACTGGTCAATCTCGTGCGCTGGTGGGAAGATTACACGGCGCGCAACAAGGGCTCCATGGACAACAATCCAAGCCCGGGAAACAAAAAGGGCGGTTTGACCACCATCCTGGAAAAATCACTGGGAGCTGCCGCAAAGGGCGGTACGACGCCGCTGATGGGTGTCTATCGCTATGGCGAACCGGTTACGGCCAAGGGGTTCACCTTTATGGATTCACCCGGCTATGATCCGGCTTCCGTAACCGGCCAGATAGCGTCCGGTTGCAATCTGGTTGCGTTCACGACGGGCAGGGGATCTGCCTTTGGTTCCAAACCATCCCCATGCATCAAAATTGCCACCAATTCTCAAATGTACGAACGCATGACCGGGGATATGGACGTCAATGCCGGTGAAATGCTGCTGGATGGGGTTAGCCTGGAACAGAAGGGCCGCGAAATTTACGAACTCCTCATTCGCGTTGCTTCTGGCGAGCAATCGAAATCAGAAGCGCAGGGCCTGGGCGATTACGAATTTGTGCCGTGGCAAATTGGCGCGACCATGTAG